In Raphanus sativus cultivar WK10039 chromosome 5, ASM80110v3, whole genome shotgun sequence, the following proteins share a genomic window:
- the LOC108862269 gene encoding 60S ribosomal protein L22-2 — MSRGSAAVAKGKKKGVSFSIDCSKPVDDKIMEIASLEKFLQERIKVGGKAGALGDSVTITREKNKITVTSDGQFSKRYLKYLTKKYLKKHNVRDWLRVIAANKDRNLYELRYFNIAENEGEEED, encoded by the exons atgagtagAGGAAGTGCAGCCGTTGCCAAGGGAAAGAAGAAGGGAGTTTCCTTCTCCATTGATTGCTCCAAGCCTGTCGATGACAAGATCATGGAGATTGCTTCCCTCGAGAAGTTCCTTCAGGAGAGGATCAAAGTCGGTGGCAAAGCCGGTGCACTCGGTGATTCCGTCACTATCACCCGTGAGAAGAACAAGATCACCGTCACTTCCGATGGTCAATTCTCCAAGAG GTATCTCAAGTACTTGACGAAGAAGTACTTGAAGAAGCACAACGTGAGGGATTGGCTCAGAGTGATTGCTGCCAACAAGGACCGTAACCTCTACGAGTTGAGGTACTTCAACATCGCTGAGAAcgagggagaggaagaagactaG
- the LOC108862273 gene encoding uncharacterized protein LOC108862273, which translates to METQKTQAETPPKPAVSSCRKMVKDDANFLEDVKDHIDEFINASMDDHKNCFNKTIKKMFGLSKAVAEKKQAEEAKGVESYLPLKTTLSD; encoded by the exons ATGGAGACGCAGAAGACTCAAGCTGAAACCCCGCCTAAGCCAGCCGTGTCTTCGTGTAGGAAGATGGTCAAGGATGATGCCAATTTCTTAGAAGACGTCAAGGATCACATTGATGAATTCATCAATGCCTCCATGGATGATCACAAGAATTGTTTCAACAAGACCATCAAGAAG ATGTTTGGATTGTCAAAGGCTGTTGCAGAAAAGAAgcaagctgaagaagctaaaGGAGTGGAGAGTTATTTGCCTCTTAAGACTACTCTCTCTGATTAG
- the LOC108862270 gene encoding uncharacterized protein LOC108862270 yields MYSLLLHGKRCIELHKSSTFRVISVKLLQNASSPFHNPFSSAAASSSTVQSDSVLNLLTSYGFTATQISRIVTAYPRLLTLDAETTLLPKLQALQSRGASTKDLTEIISKVPKILGKRGSKSAALYFDFIKEIIHSDREEEEESGKTSSSELRPSSSSCTVGKQGNKMRNVSVLREMGVPQRFLFPLLVSDSQPVCGKEKFEMSVKKVVEMGFDPTTYKFVQALHVFYEMTEKTIEEKVNVYEKLGFTVEEVWEMFRKCPYSLKFSERKITQTFETLERCGLREEDVVSVMKKRPECMRASEEKIKNCVETFLGIGFSGEEFVSMVKCFPTCLGLSAETVRRKVEFLVGEMEGWWSLKDVVGIPPVLGYSLEKRMVPRCGVVRAVVERGVMRIPPMSSVLACSDKVFLNRFVLKHGRLVPELMAIFGTHGSTKMKKVKGLCVSVS; encoded by the coding sequence ATGTATTCTCTGCTACTCCATGGCAAAAGATGTATCGAGCTTCATAAATCTTCTACCTTTCGAGTCATCTCAGTGAAGCTTCTTCAAAATGCATCATCTCCTTTTCACAACCCCTTCTCCTCTGCTGCTGCTTCGTCGTCTACTGTTCAATCAGATTCGGTTCTGAATCTCCTCACAAGCTACGGCTTCACAGCCACTCAGATCTCCAGGATCGTCACCGCTTACCCGCGACTCCTCACGCTCGACGCCGAGACAACCCTTCTCCCAAAGCTCCAAGCTTTGCAGTCCAGAGGAGCTTCAACCAAAGACCTCACAGAGATTATCTCGAAAGTCCCCAAAATTTTAGGCAAGAGAGGTTCAAAATCCGCCGCCTTGTACTTCGATTTCATCAAAGAGATCATACACAGcgacagagaagaagaagaagaaagcggTAAAACCTCCTCCTCCGAGTTACgtccttcttcgtcttcttgTACAGTAGGTAAGCAAGGGAACAAGATGAGAAACGTATCGGTTCTGAGAGAGATGGGAGTCCCTCAACGGTTCTTATTCCCTCTACTCGTGTCCGATAGCCAACCTGTCTGTGGGAAAGAGAAGTTCGAAATGTCTGTCAAAAAGGTCGTCGAGATGGGGTTCGATCCCACCACGTATAAGTTCGTGCAAGCGCTACACGTTTTCTACGAGATGACCGAGAAAACGATAGAGGAGAAAGTTAACGTGTACGAGAAGTTAGGTTTTACGGTGGAGGAAGTGTGGGAGATGTTTCGAAAGTGCCCTTACTCGTTGAAGTTCTCCGAGAGGAAGATCACTCAGACGTTCGAGACGCTGGAGAGGTGCGGTCTGAGGGAAGAGGATGTGGTGTCGGTGATGAAGAAGCGTCCCGAGTGCATGCGTGCTTCGGAGGAGAAGATTAAAAACTGTGTTGAGACTTTTTTAGGGATTGGTTTCAGCGGGGAGGAGTTTGTGTCGATGGTTAAGTGTTTCCCTACTTGCTTGGGGTTGTCCGCGGAGACGGTGAGGAGGAAGGTTGAGTTTCTGGTTGGGGAGATGGAGGGGTGGTGGTCGTTGAAGGATGTGGTTGGGATACCTCCGGTGCTTGGGTATAGTTTGGAGAAGAGGATGGTTCCGAGGTGCGGTGTGGTAAGAGCTGTTGTGGAGAGAGGTGTGATGAGGATACCTCCGATGTCGTCTGTTTTGGCGTGTAGTGATAAGGTGTTTTTGAATAGGTTTGTGTTGAAGCATGGGAGGCTGGTGCCTGAGCTGATGGCTATCTTTGGTACGCACGGAAGCACTAAGATGAAGAAAGTTAAAGGGTTGTGTGTTTCTGTGAGTTAG
- the LOC108862272 gene encoding serine/threonine-protein phosphatase PP1 isozyme 9, translating into MTTTIPIPEGMMLEISTVDDIIRRLLEGKGGKQVQLSEIEIRQLCVNARQIFLSQPNLLDLHAPIRICGDIHGQYQDLLRLFEYGGYPPSANYLFLGDYVDRGKQSLETICLLLAYKIRYPSKIFLLRGNHEDAKINRIYGFYDECKRRFNVRLWKIFTDCFNCLPVAALIDDKILCMHGGLSPEMENLEQIREIERPTEIPDNGLLCDLLWSDPDQKHEGWRDSDRGISCTFGADVVAEFLDKNDLDLICRGHQVVEDGYEFFAKRRLVTIFSAPNYGGEFDNAGALLSVDQSLVCSFEILKPAPSSSGIPLKKVPKMGKS; encoded by the exons atgacGACGACAATACCAATACCGGAAGGGATGATGTTGGAGATAAGTACGGTGGATGACATCATACGAAGATTACTAGAAGGCAAAGGAGGCAAACAGGTCCAGCTCTCCGAGATCGAGATCCGTCAACTCTGCGTTAACGCCAGACAAATCTTCCTCTCTCAGCCCAATCTCCTCGATCTCCATGCCCCCATTCGCATCTGCG GTGATATTCATGGACAATACCAAGACCTTCTCCGTCTATTCGAATACGGAGGCTACCCTCCATCAGCCAACTACCTCTTCCTCGGAGACTACGTCGACAGAGGCAAGCAGAGCCTCGAGACCATCTGCCTCCTCTTGGCTTACAAAATCCGCTACCCGTCCAAGATCTTCCTCCTCAGAGGCAACCACGAGGACGCCAAGATCAACAGGATCTACGGCTTCTACGACGAGTGCAAACGGAGGTTCAACGTCAGGCTCTGGAAGATATTCACCGACTGCTTCAACTGTCTCCCCGTCGCCGCCCTCATCGACGACAAGATCCTGTGTATGCACGGAGGGCTGTCCCCCGAGATGGAGAATTTGGAGCAGATCAGGGAGATTGAGAGGCCTACGGAGATTCCGGACAACGGTCTTCTATGTGATCTGCTCTGGTCTGATCCTGATCAGAAGCATGAAGGTTGGCGTGATAGCGATAGAGGTATCTCGTGTACGTTTGGAGCTGATGTTGTCGCTGAGTTCTTGGATAAGAATGATCTCGACCTCATTTGCCGTGGCCATCag GTGGTGGAAGATGGGTATGAGTTTTTTGCGAAAAGGAGATTAGTGACGATATTCTCAGCTCCAAACTATGGTGGAGAGTTTGACAATGCAGGTGCTTTATTGAGCGTAGACCAATCTCTTGTTTGTTCTTTTGAGATTCTTAAACCTGCTCCATCTTCAAGCGGTATTCCTCTCAAGAAG gTACCTAAAATGGGCAAGTCTTGA
- the LOC108833743 gene encoding 60S ribosomal protein L18-2 translates to MGIDLIAGGKSKKTKRTAPKSDDVYLKLTVKLYRFLVRRTQSKFNAVILKRLFMSKVNKAPLSLSRLVEFMTGKEDKIAVLVGTITDDLRVHEIPAIKVTALRFTERARARIEKAGGECLTFDQLALRAPLGQNTVLLRGPKNSREAVKHFGPAPGVPHSHSKPYVRSKGRKFEKARGKRKSRGFKV, encoded by the exons ATG GGAATTGATTTGATCGCAGGAGGTAAGAGCAAGAAGACCAAAAGGACAGCTCCAAAGTCTGACGATGTCTACCTCAAGCTTACCGTCAAG CTTTACCGGTTTCTGGTAAGGAGAACACAGAGCAAGTTCAATGCAGTGATCCTGAAGAGGCTTTTCATGAGCAAAGTCAACAAAGCTCCCCTTTCTCTATCCAGGCTCGTCGAGTTCATGACCGGCAAG GAAGATAAGATTGCTGTCTTGGTTGGAACCATCACCGATGATTTGAGAGTACATGAGATCCCAGCTATCAAAGTTACTGCCTTGAGGTTCACAGAGAGAGCCAGAGCTCGGATTGAGAAAGCTGGTGGTGAATGCCTGACCTTTGACCAGCTTGCTCTCAGAGCTCCTTTGGGACAGAACACT GTTCTTCTTAGAGGACCTAAGAACTCACGTGAAGCCGTGAAGCATTTTGGCCCTGCTCCTGGTGTGCCACACAGTCACTCCAAGCCGTATGTTCGGTCCAAGGGAAGGAAGTTCGAGAAGGCCAGAGGAAAGAGGAAGAGCCGTGGATTCAAGGTTTAA
- the LOC108833742 gene encoding uncharacterized protein LOC108833742 isoform X1, whose protein sequence is MEGIDHRMVSVNGITMHIAEKGPKEGTVVLLLHGFPDLWYTWRHQITGLSSLGYRAVAPDLRGYGDSESPESFSEYTCLHLVGDLVALLDSVAGDQEKVFLVGHDWGAIVGWYLCLFRPEKIKGFVCLSVPYKPRNPRVKPVEGVKAVFGDDYYICRFQEPGKAEREIACADPRRVLRTIFTGRELGPPILPKDNPFGANPNPNCEQVELPEWFSKEDLDFYVSKFEKTGFTGGLNYYRAMDLTWELTAPWTGAKIQVPVKFMTGDLDMVYTTPGVKEYIHGGGFAADVPYLLEVVVIEDAGHFVNQEKPQEVTAHINDFFIKLQDKYKSF, encoded by the exons ATGGAGGGAATCGATCATAGAATGGTGAGCGTCAATGGCATCACAATGCACATTGCCGAGAAAGGTCCCAAAGAAGGAACCGTGGTGCTTCTCCTCCACGGGTTCCCTGATCTCTGGTACACATGGCGTCACCAGATCACTGGGTTGTCATCTCTAGGTTACCGAGCCGTAGCTCCAGACCTCCGAGGCTACGGAGACTCCGAGTCGCCAGAGTCTTTCTCAGAGTACACGTGTCTTCACCTCGTTGGTGACCTCGTGGCTCTTCTTGACAGTGTTGCTGGAGATCAAGAGAAGGTGTTTCTGGTGGGTCATGACTGGGGAGCTATTGTCGGATGGTATCTCTGTTTGTTCCGACCGGAGAAGATCAAGGGCTTTGTGTGTTTGAGTGTGCCGTATAAGCCAAGAAACCCCAGGGTCAAACCTGTTGAAGGTGTTAAGGCTGTGTTCGGAGATGATTACTACATTTGTAGATTTCAG GAACCTGGGAAGGCTGAAAGAGAGATTGCATGTGCGGATCCAAGAAGAGTTCTGAGGACCATCTTCACAGGGAGGGAACTCGGCCCACCGATTCTACCTAAGGATAACCCCTTTGGAGcaaaccctaaccctaactGCGAACAAGTTGAACTTCCTGAATGGTTTTCAAAGGAGGATCTCGATTTCTATGTCTCCAAATTCGAGAAGACAGGATTTACCGGTGGACTGAACTACTACAGAGCCATGGATCT GACATGGGAACTCACTGCACCATGGACCGGGGCAAAGATTCAAGTTCCGGTGAAGTTCATGACCGGTGATTTGGACATGGTCTACACCACGCCGGGGGTTAAAGAGTACATTCACGGTGGTGGGTTTGCTGCAGATGTTCCATATCTTCTAGAGGTAGTTGTGATTGAAGATGCTGGTCACTTtgtcaaccaagagaaacctcAAGAGGTCACTGCTCACATCAATGACTTCTTTATCAAGCTTCAGGACAAGTACAAAAGCTTTTAG
- the LOC108833742 gene encoding uncharacterized protein LOC108833742 isoform X2, whose protein sequence is MVSVNGITMHIAEKGPKEGTVVLLLHGFPDLWYTWRHQITGLSSLGYRAVAPDLRGYGDSESPESFSEYTCLHLVGDLVALLDSVAGDQEKVFLVGHDWGAIVGWYLCLFRPEKIKGFVCLSVPYKPRNPRVKPVEGVKAVFGDDYYICRFQEPGKAEREIACADPRRVLRTIFTGRELGPPILPKDNPFGANPNPNCEQVELPEWFSKEDLDFYVSKFEKTGFTGGLNYYRAMDLTWELTAPWTGAKIQVPVKFMTGDLDMVYTTPGVKEYIHGGGFAADVPYLLEVVVIEDAGHFVNQEKPQEVTAHINDFFIKLQDKYKSF, encoded by the exons ATGGTGAGCGTCAATGGCATCACAATGCACATTGCCGAGAAAGGTCCCAAAGAAGGAACCGTGGTGCTTCTCCTCCACGGGTTCCCTGATCTCTGGTACACATGGCGTCACCAGATCACTGGGTTGTCATCTCTAGGTTACCGAGCCGTAGCTCCAGACCTCCGAGGCTACGGAGACTCCGAGTCGCCAGAGTCTTTCTCAGAGTACACGTGTCTTCACCTCGTTGGTGACCTCGTGGCTCTTCTTGACAGTGTTGCTGGAGATCAAGAGAAGGTGTTTCTGGTGGGTCATGACTGGGGAGCTATTGTCGGATGGTATCTCTGTTTGTTCCGACCGGAGAAGATCAAGGGCTTTGTGTGTTTGAGTGTGCCGTATAAGCCAAGAAACCCCAGGGTCAAACCTGTTGAAGGTGTTAAGGCTGTGTTCGGAGATGATTACTACATTTGTAGATTTCAG GAACCTGGGAAGGCTGAAAGAGAGATTGCATGTGCGGATCCAAGAAGAGTTCTGAGGACCATCTTCACAGGGAGGGAACTCGGCCCACCGATTCTACCTAAGGATAACCCCTTTGGAGcaaaccctaaccctaactGCGAACAAGTTGAACTTCCTGAATGGTTTTCAAAGGAGGATCTCGATTTCTATGTCTCCAAATTCGAGAAGACAGGATTTACCGGTGGACTGAACTACTACAGAGCCATGGATCT GACATGGGAACTCACTGCACCATGGACCGGGGCAAAGATTCAAGTTCCGGTGAAGTTCATGACCGGTGATTTGGACATGGTCTACACCACGCCGGGGGTTAAAGAGTACATTCACGGTGGTGGGTTTGCTGCAGATGTTCCATATCTTCTAGAGGTAGTTGTGATTGAAGATGCTGGTCACTTtgtcaaccaagagaaacctcAAGAGGTCACTGCTCACATCAATGACTTCTTTATCAAGCTTCAGGACAAGTACAAAAGCTTTTAG
- the LOC108857907 gene encoding probable pectinesterase/pectinesterase inhibitor 20, with the protein MLCILQSSPGGNGGLKVAKTVVVNPNDVNGDAFKTINDAIAAAPTKAESENGYFVIYVVAGVYEEYVTVPSNKSYVMIIGDGIDKTIITGNRNIVDGSTTFASATLAVIGRGFIAANITVRNTAGPNKHQAVAVRNSADMSAFYKCSFAAYQDTLYVHSLRQFYRECDIYGTVDFIFGNAATVLQNCNIIPRLPLQGQFNAITAQGRSDPNQNTGISIQNCKIIPSAELVSSNYTVKTYLGRPWKEYSRTVYLQNFMDGFIDGKGWTEWMGDFALQTLYYAEFKNTGPGSETAYRVNWPGYHVINETEAVWFTVSNFIVGDKWLPSMGVPYAGGLV; encoded by the exons ATGTTATGTATTTTACAGTCTTCTCCTGGAGGCAATGGTGGTCTAAAGGTGGCCAAGACGGTGGTTGTTAACCCTAACGACGTCAATGGTGATGCCTTTAAAACCATTAATGACGCTATAGCTGCTGCGCCAACGAAGGCAGAATCCGAAAACGGATACTTCGTGATTTACGTCGTGGCTGGAGTTTACGAAGAGTACGTCACGGTCCCTAGCAACAAATCTTACGTGATGATCATTGGTGATGGCATTGACAAAACAATCATCACCGGAAATAGAAATATCGTTGATGGTTCCACCACTTTTGCTTCTGCTACACTCG CTGTTATCGGAAGAGGCTTCATTGCGGCGAACATAACCGTGAGAAACACAGCCGGGCCTAACAAACACCAAGCTGTGGCTGTTCGCAACAGTGCTGACATGTCAGCATTTTACAAATGTAGCTTCGCCGCCTACCAAGACACGCTCTACGTCCACTCACTTAGACAATTTTACAGAGAATGCGACATCTACGGAACGGTAGATTTTATATTTGGAAACGCAGCAACGGTTCTTCAAAACTGCAACATCATTCCTAGATTACCACTTCAAGGACAGTTCAATGCCATAACGGCTCAAGGCAGGAGCGATCCAAACCAGAATACCGGGATTTCGATACAGAATTGTAAAATCATACCGAGTGCTGAATTGGTTTCAAGTAATTACACGGTTAAGACGTATTTAGGTAGGCCGTGGAAGGAGTACTCAAGGACGGTTTACTTGCAAAATTTCATGGATGGGTTTATTGATGGTAAGGGATGGACTGAATGGATGGGTGATTTCGCTTTACAAACGTTGTATTATGCTGAGTTCAAGAATACCGGGCCAGGTTCAGAAACAGCTTACCGGGTTAATTGGCCCGGTTATCATGTGATCAATGAAACTGAAGCAGTTTGGTTCACTGTGTCAAACTTTATTGTCGGAGACAAATGGTTGCCGAGCATGGGAGTTCCCTACGCCGGTGGGTTGGTGTAA
- the LOC130512464 gene encoding probable pectinesterase/pectinesterase inhibitor 7 translates to MAQNSILFTSISLLIFSIFSHCQALTSLEDLCDVTPHPTVCRSVLPVGSPGSVSGFANIVILKSLEASKHLLASLDPHHPASGPLDDCQLLAGLTVDQLTRVNVIKDTVVGTSEVNDLLTLLSASLTNYETCLGSFHDVTGESSENFVKDHQDILTPVADGIKLISVSLALSKEAWPIASDASGRKPPPRILTEEKKSSSPDVSYAKVTKRERMIYERVKVLGRKLLQVSFLSTDRIDFAIFSDHLTYNRDCRK, encoded by the coding sequence ATGGCTCAAAATAGTATTCTGTTCACCTCCATCTCTTTGCTTATTTTCTCTATCTTTTCTCATTGTCAAGCCCTAACTTCCTTGGAAGATCTTTGTGATGTCACTCCTCATCCGACAGTCTGTAGATCCGTTCTACCCGTCGGGTCACCCGGCTCAGTTTCAGGATTTGCCAATATTGTCATCCTAAAGTCTCTAGAAGCTTCAAAACACCTTCTCGCCTCATTGGACCCGCATCATCCCGCATCAGGACCCCTTGATGATTGCCAATTACTAGCTGGTCTGACCGTTGACCAGCTCACACGTGTGAACGTCATCAAGGACACCGTTGTTGGGACCTCCGAGGTCAACGATCTCCTCACGTTGCTTAGCGCCTCTCTTACCAACTACGAGACATGCCTAGGCTCGTTTCATGATGTCACCGGAGAGTCGTCCGAGAATTTTGTTAAGGACCACCAAGACATCCTCACACCTGTCGCGGACGGAATAAAGCTGATTAGTGTTTCTCTTGCCTTGTCCAAGGAGGCTTGGCCGATAGCATCTGATGCTTCAGGGAGAAAGCCACCACCGAGGATTCTTACGGAGGAGAAAAAGTCTTCTTCTCCCGACGTTTCGTATGCGAAGGTGACGAAACGTGAGAGAATGATCTACGAGAGAGTCAAGGTTTTGGGACGAAAGCTTCTTCAGGTTTCTTTTCTATCAACCGATCGTATAGACTTTGCAATTTTCTCAGATCATCTAACATATAATAGGGATTGTAGAAAATAA
- the LOC108857301 gene encoding putative pectinesterase/pectinesterase inhibitor 22, translating into MGITALLFVITLMLAHAYSSQTQLFKPYKEENVQSLVAKACQFIDAHDSCVSNIRTHIQESGHGLTPHSVLSAAVKEAHDKAKLAMQGIPTVTTLSFRSREQIAIEDCKELVGFSVSELAWSMLEMNKLHGGGGIDGDSHDAAAGGNLKTWLSAAMSNQDTCLEGFEGTERKYEEMIKGSLRQVTQLVSNVLDMYTQLNALPFKPSRNESSVLSPEWLSETDESLMTRLSPSAMHPDAVVSVDGKGKYRTINEAINEAPNHSTKRYVIYVKKGLYRENIDMKKKKTNIMLVGDGIGQTIITGDRNFLQGLTTFRTATVAVSGRGFIARDITFRNTAGPHNRQAVALRVDSDQSAFFRCSMEGYQDTLYAHSLRQFYRECEIYGTIDFIFGNGAAVLQNCKIYTRVPLPLQKVTITAQGRKSPNQNTGFVIMNSYVLATQPTYLGRPWKLYSRTVYMNTYMSQLVQPRGWLEWFGNFALDTLWYGEYNNIGPGWRASGRVKWPGYHIMDKRTAMSFTVGSFIDGRRWLPATGVTFTAGLAN; encoded by the exons ATGGGCATCACCGCTCTTCTCTTTGTTATAACGCTTATGCTCGCTCACGCTTACTCATCCCAAACACAACTTTTCAAGCCCTACAAAGAAGAAAACGTCCAGTCTCTTGTCGCGAAAGCGTGCCAGTTCATCGATGCTCACGACTCGTGCGTCTCCAACATCCGGACGCACATCCAAGAATCGGGTCACGGGTTAACCCCGCACTCGGTTCTAAGCGCTGCGGTCAAGGAAGCACACGACAAAGCCAAGCTTGCGATGCAAGGAATCCCAACGGTCACGACGTTATCCTTCCGTTCACGTGAACAAATCGCTATCGAGGATTGCAAAGAGCTCGTAGGCTTCTCGGTGTCGGAGCTAGCATGGTCGATGCTCGAGATGAACAAACTCCACGGAGGAGGAGGAATCGACGGTGACTCTCACGACGCTGCCGCGGGAGGCAACCTCAAGACATGGCTAAGTGCGGCTATGAGTAACCAAGACACGTGTCTCGAAGGGTTTGAAGGAACGGAGAGAAAGTACGAGGAGATGATCAAAGGTAGCTTAAGACAAGTCACTCAGCTGGTGAGCAATGTCCTAGACATGTACACGCAGCTTAACGCCTTGCCTTTCAAGCCATCTAGGAACGAGAGCTCCGTATTGAGCCCTGAGTGGCTCTCGGAGACCGACGAGAGCCTCATGACGCGGCTCAGCCCCAGCGCGATGCATCCAGACGCGGTCGTGTCCGTGGATGGGAAAGGGAAGTATCGGACGATTAATGAAGCCATCAACGAGGCTCCCAATCATAGCACAAAGAGATATGTTATATACGTGAAGAAAGGTTTGTACAGAGAGAATATtgatatgaagaagaagaagacaaacatTATGCTTGTTGGTGACGGTATTGGACAGACGATCATTACCGGTGACAGAAATTTCTTGCAGGGTCTTACTACTTTCAGAACTGCAACCGTTG CTGTTTCCGGAAGAGGATTCATAGCAAGGGACATAACTTTCAGAAACACGGCCGGGCCCCATAACCGACAAGCTGTTGCACTAAGGGTCGATTCCGACCAATCAGCCTTCTTCCGATGTAGCATGGAAGGTTACCAAGACACTCTCTACGCCCATTCCCTCCGTCAGTTCTACAGAGAATGTGAAATCTATGGTACTATCGATTTCATATTTGGAAACGGCGCAGCGGTATTGCAGAACTGTAAAATCTATACAAGGGTTCCACTACCGCTCCAGAAGGTAACGATAACCGCACAAGGGAGAAAAAGCCCTAATCAGAACACAGGGTTTGTGATCATGAACAGTTACGTGTTAGCCACACAACCTACTTATCTTGGCCGGCCGTGGAAACTTTACTCAAGAACGGTTTACATGAACACTTACATGAGCCAGCTGGTCCAGCCTAGAGGCTGGCTTGAGTGGTTTGGTAACTTTGCTTTGGACACTTTGTGGTATGgtgaatataataatattggGCCGGGTTGGCGGGCATCTGGTCGGGTTAAATGGCCCGGTTATCATATCATGGACAAACGGACTGCAATGTCTTTCACTGTTGGATCGTTCATTGACGGTCGGAGATGGCTTCCGGCAACTGGTGTCACATTCACCGCTGGGCTAGctaattaa
- the LOC130512465 gene encoding uncharacterized protein LOC130512465: MELCGEKVTELEMLNKTFSTMHSSNMVLQQQYRERKFTTYTELIECLLLAEANNELLMKNSEMRPPGTAPLPDISKLAIEQKKESNLVHHNNQPGSFRGRGRGRGGTFNAHRRGRGRGNTPGFSRGRGRGRSVSFKPQIKTDQCHRCGMGNHWAKNCRTPKHLCELYIKSLTEKPEAHMVRDSGYEGDDDEEDTEYVQNKEEGSNQDTEMEFQTSDILK; this comes from the coding sequence ATGGAATTATGTGGTGAAAAAGTTACTGAGCTCGAGATGCTTAATAAGACTTTCTCGACGATGCATTCCAGTAACATGGTATTGCAACAGCAATACAGAGAAAGAAAGTTCACCACATACACTGAGTTGATCGAATGTCTTTTGTTGGCTGAAGCCAATAATGAACTGTTAATGAAAAAcagtgagatgaggcctccgGGAACGGCTCCATTACCTGACATCTCTAAACTTGCTatagagcaaaagaaagagagtaaCCTTGTCCACCATAATAACCAACCCGGCTCATTCCGTGGTAGAGGTAGGGGACGAGGTGGCACGTTTAATGCACACAGGCGAGGACGTGGTCGCGGGAACACACCAGGCTTCAGccgtggtcgtggtcgtggcCGTAGTGTGTCGTTTAAACCTCAGATCAAGACTGATCAGTGCCATCGTTGTGGTATGGGGAACCATTGGGCAAAGAACTGCCGTACTCCTAAGCACCTATGTGAACTTTATATCAAAAGTCTAACAGAGAAACCGGAAGCTCATATGGTTCGAGACTCAGGATATGAAGGAGATGATGACGAAGAGGACACAGAATATGTCCAGAACAAAGAGGAAGGATCAAACCAAGATACCGAGATGGAGTTTCAGACTTCAGACATTCTGAAATAA
- the LOC130512466 gene encoding secreted RxLR effector protein 161-like — protein sequence MDKSHPLNSPMVVRSLGPDTDPFGPKRDDEEILGPEVPYLSAIGALMYLAGHTRPDISFAVNLLSRFSSCPTQRHWNGIKHVLRYLQGTKDLGLMFTNQSKEGLVGFADAGYLSDPHFGRSQTGYVFTHGGTAISWRSMKQTMAATSSNHAEILAMHEASRESVWLRSMTQHISTTCGITKGKDPPTVLYEDNTACIAQLKDGYIKGDRTKHILPKFFFTHELQKAGEVQVLQVSSSENSADLFTKSLATSVFKKLVHKIGMRRLKDLQ from the coding sequence ATGGACAAATCTCACCCATTAAACAGTCCCATGGTCGTGAGAAGCCTTGGTCCGGACACGGATCCATTTGGTCCAAAGAGGGACGATGAAGAGATCCTTGGTCCAGAGGTGCCATATCTCAGTGCCATAGGAGCTCTGATGTACTTAGCTGGCCATACACGACCAGACATCAGTTTTGCTGTGAACTTACTATCTAGGTTCAGCTCATGTCCGACCCAAAGGCACTGGAATGGGATAAAACATGTACTTCGTTATCTACAAGGAACGAAGGATTTGGGTCTTATGTTTACTAACCAATCTAAGGAAGGTTTAgttggttttgctgatgcaggttatcTATCTGACCCACATTTCGGTAGATCTCAGACTGGATATGTTTTTACACATGGAGGGACAGCAATATCATGGCGATCCATGAAACAGACCATGGCAGCTACTTCCTCAAATCATGCAGAAATATTGGCGATGCATGAAGCTAGTCGAGAGAGTGTATGGTTGAGATCCATGACACAGCACATCAGTACCACCTGTGGTATAACCAAAGGAAAGGATCCACCTACCGTCCTATACGAAGATAACACAGCCTGCATTGCTCAGCTTAAAGATGGATACATCAAAGGAGACCGGACGAAGCACATTCTTCCAAAGTTCTTCTTTACCCACGAGCTCCAGAAGGCAGGAGAGGTCCAAGTGTTGCAAGTCAGTTCAAGTGAGAATTCAGCCGATCTCTTCACCAAGTCCTTAGCCACATCAGTGTTCAAGAAGCTCGTGCACAAAATAGGCATGCGTCGACTGAAGGatcttcagtga